A DNA window from Actinomadura coerulea contains the following coding sequences:
- a CDS encoding YybH family protein: MPAQREIDEAEIRQVVDRIVEGIRAKDLKALEQVYAEDVVSFDVEPPLQHVGIAAKLKNWTNVFTFFEEVSYEVRDLALTVGEDVAFGHCFGRLSGTLKNGTATSGIWVRATFCFRKAGDDWLIAHDQVSVPLDMASGKGVTDLEP, from the coding sequence ATGCCCGCACAACGCGAGATCGACGAAGCCGAGATCCGCCAGGTGGTCGACAGGATCGTCGAGGGGATCCGCGCCAAGGATCTGAAGGCCCTGGAGCAGGTCTACGCGGAGGACGTCGTGTCCTTCGACGTGGAGCCGCCGCTCCAGCATGTCGGGATCGCCGCGAAGCTGAAGAACTGGACGAACGTGTTCACGTTCTTCGAGGAGGTGTCTTACGAGGTCCGCGACCTGGCACTCACCGTGGGCGAGGACGTGGCCTTCGGGCACTGCTTCGGCCGGCTCAGCGGCACGCTGAAGAACGGAACGGCGACGAGCGGCATATGGGTCCGCGCGACCTTCTGCTTCCGGAAGGCCGGCGACGACTGGCTGATCGCGCACGACCAGGTCTCCGTCCCCCTCGACATGGCAAGCGGCAAGGGAGTGACCGACCTCGAACCCTGA
- a CDS encoding DUF3224 domain-containing protein produces MTFQASGSFDIEAWDADKPYDEQGGNRLTRVHVGKTFHGDLVGTSSTELITVESPAGPVAYVGIEHVQGILHGREGTFVLQHSAGSEDGTADTQWLRWLIVPTSGTGELAGIRGVGQISVSEDGGHTWALEYTLD; encoded by the coding sequence ATGACGTTTCAAGCCAGCGGCAGCTTCGACATCGAGGCATGGGACGCCGACAAGCCCTATGACGAGCAGGGCGGCAACCGGCTGACCCGGGTCCACGTGGGCAAGACCTTCCACGGCGACCTCGTGGGGACGAGCTCCACCGAGCTGATCACGGTGGAGTCGCCGGCGGGGCCGGTCGCCTACGTGGGGATCGAGCACGTCCAGGGGATCCTGCACGGGCGGGAGGGGACGTTCGTCCTTCAGCACAGCGCGGGCAGCGAGGACGGGACGGCCGACACCCAGTGGCTGCGATGGCTGATCGTCCCCACCTCGGGGACGGGGGAACTCGCCGGGATCCGCGGCGTCGGCCAGATCTCCGTCAGCGAGGACGGCGGGCACACCTGGGCGCTGGAGTACACGCTGGACTGA
- a CDS encoding TetR/AcrR family transcriptional regulator encodes MPPVTGDATRERIIDAAEACFGRFGVAKTTVEDIAAAAQLSRATVYRSVTGGRDELILAVVVRDLRRFMDRLAERLRRERSVSEAIVEGTLDAVNYVREEPAIAHFLVPEAAGHMQAAVAGAAEHVLALCCEYVRPHFEQAQRQRTLRADIEVEGTVEFLFRIITSLIVMDRDRDADGLRRFLRTYVVPVIAAPASA; translated from the coding sequence ATGCCCCCGGTGACCGGCGACGCCACGCGCGAGCGCATCATCGACGCGGCCGAAGCGTGCTTCGGCCGCTTCGGCGTGGCCAAGACCACGGTCGAGGACATCGCCGCCGCCGCGCAGCTGTCGCGGGCGACCGTGTACCGCAGCGTCACCGGCGGGCGGGACGAGCTGATCCTCGCCGTGGTGGTGCGCGACCTGCGGCGGTTCATGGACCGGCTCGCCGAGCGGCTGCGCCGGGAGCGGTCGGTCTCCGAGGCGATCGTCGAGGGGACGCTGGACGCGGTGAACTACGTCCGCGAGGAGCCGGCGATCGCCCACTTCCTCGTCCCGGAGGCGGCGGGGCACATGCAGGCGGCGGTGGCGGGGGCGGCCGAGCACGTGCTCGCGCTGTGCTGCGAGTACGTGCGGCCCCATTTCGAGCAGGCGCAGCGGCAGCGGACGCTGCGCGCCGACATCGAGGTGGAGGGGACGGTCGAGTTCCTGTTCCGCATCATCACCTCGCTGATCGTGATGGACCGCGACCGGGACGCCGACGGGCTGCGCCGCTTCCTGCGCACCTACGTCGTGCCGGTCATCGCGGCGCCGGCATCCGCATGA
- a CDS encoding site-2 protease family protein, translating to MNGTASERRGGAAVRPSPVFLAVVGATILCGLIAWRYGTILDRPGRVALFGFVIAAWVLSLSLHEFGHAYMAFRSGDRSVADKGYLTLNPLKYSDVTLSFLIPVVFIVLGGIGLPGGAVWIDRHVIQGRLRHSLISAAGPLSNALFAIMLAVIFKNFADADHALFWSGLAFLAFLQVTATILNLLPIPGLDGFGIIEPYLPRRLADQANAYGGYAFLVLIALLWLGPINQGFFNVIYYLTDAIGLGEFPFRVNGSVDHFPIELGHYLFQWWKS from the coding sequence ATGAATGGCACTGCGAGCGAGAGGCGGGGAGGCGCGGCGGTCCGGCCGAGCCCGGTGTTCCTCGCGGTCGTGGGGGCGACGATCCTGTGCGGCCTGATCGCCTGGCGGTACGGGACGATCCTCGACAGGCCCGGCCGGGTCGCGCTGTTCGGGTTCGTGATCGCGGCGTGGGTGCTGTCGCTGTCCCTGCACGAGTTCGGGCACGCGTACATGGCCTTCCGGTCGGGCGACCGCAGCGTCGCCGACAAGGGCTACCTCACGCTGAACCCGCTGAAGTACTCCGACGTGACGCTGAGCTTCCTCATCCCCGTCGTGTTCATCGTGCTCGGCGGCATCGGCCTGCCGGGCGGCGCCGTGTGGATCGACCGGCACGTGATCCAGGGCCGGCTGCGGCACAGCCTGATCTCGGCGGCGGGCCCGCTGTCGAACGCGCTGTTCGCCATCATGCTCGCGGTGATCTTCAAGAACTTCGCCGACGCCGACCACGCGCTGTTCTGGTCGGGCCTGGCGTTCCTGGCGTTCCTCCAGGTCACCGCCACGATCCTGAACCTGCTTCCGATCCCCGGGCTGGACGGCTTCGGGATCATCGAGCCGTACCTGCCGCGCCGCCTGGCGGACCAGGCGAACGCCTACGGCGGCTACGCGTTCCTCGTCCTGATCGCGCTGCTGTGGCTGGGCCCGATCAACCAGGGCTTCTTCAACGTCATCTACTACCTCACCGACGCGATCGGCCTCGGCGAGTTCCCGTTCCGGGTCAACGGCTCGGTCGACCACTTCCCGATCGAGCTCGGGCACTACCTGTTCCAGTGGTGGAAGAGCTAG
- a CDS encoding TetR family transcriptional regulator: MTEPTKRPATKQARRAPAPDERTLDAERSRRLLVDAALEEFSAKGYAGARVQDIADRAGVNKQLINYYFGGKEGLYCALHRRWLEREAEFNDPEAPFDEIVVRYLRHVLDDPRGTRLNAWRALTEDLDDIPPGPREDLSDIERRQAAGELPADLDPAALMFAVMALVSAPVTKPLAVRHVFGMDPESPEFQEHYTEQLRRIVRHLAG; this comes from the coding sequence GTGACGGAACCGACGAAGCGGCCGGCGACGAAGCAGGCGCGGCGCGCTCCCGCCCCGGACGAGCGCACGCTCGACGCCGAGCGCTCGCGCCGCCTGCTGGTGGACGCCGCGCTGGAGGAGTTCTCCGCCAAGGGCTACGCGGGCGCCCGCGTCCAGGACATCGCCGACCGCGCCGGCGTCAACAAGCAGCTGATCAACTACTACTTCGGCGGCAAGGAGGGGCTGTACTGCGCTCTCCACCGCCGCTGGCTGGAGCGGGAGGCCGAGTTCAACGACCCGGAGGCCCCGTTCGACGAGATCGTGGTCCGGTACCTGCGGCACGTCCTGGACGACCCGCGCGGCACGAGGCTGAACGCCTGGCGCGCCCTCACCGAGGACCTGGACGACATCCCGCCCGGCCCCCGCGAGGACCTGTCCGACATCGAACGCCGCCAGGCCGCCGGGGAACTGCCCGCCGACCTGGACCCCGCCGCGCTCATGTTCGCCGTGATGGCGCTGGTGTCGGCGCCGGTCACCAAGCCGCTCGCGGTCCGCCACGTCTTCGGGATGGACCCCGAGTCACCCGAGTTCCAGGAGCACTACACCGAGCAGCTGCGCCGCATCGTCCGCCACCTGGCGGGCTAG